A region of Lichenibacterium dinghuense DNA encodes the following proteins:
- a CDS encoding type 1 glutamine amidotransferase translates to MTRPLNLLIVESEPEEARDARRGATGRSSGETYVETLKGLAPGARFAIHRPQEAGRPPEALDAYDGVFLTGSPLHVYHDNHAVRANVDFMRAVFDAGLPSFGSCAGLHIAVAAAGGTVRRNPDGHEVGLARRIVPTREGTRHPMLDGRPAAYDAPAVHGDEVEMLPENATLLAGNAASPVQAAEIRCGAGTFWGVQYHPELPLDQLAQAIRRQADGLVERGLARDEADVEAQAALFEALGREPDRLDVAWRLGVDREVAEEGRRTAELGNALRHLIAPERARRGRG, encoded by the coding sequence TTGACCCGTCCCCTGAACCTGCTGATCGTGGAAAGCGAGCCCGAGGAGGCCCGCGACGCCCGGCGCGGCGCGACCGGCCGCTCCAGCGGGGAAACCTACGTCGAGACCCTGAAGGGGCTGGCGCCCGGCGCGCGCTTCGCCATCCACCGCCCGCAGGAAGCGGGGCGGCCGCCGGAAGCGCTCGACGCCTACGACGGCGTGTTCCTGACCGGCTCGCCGCTGCACGTCTACCACGACAACCACGCGGTGCGGGCCAACGTGGACTTCATGCGCGCCGTCTTCGACGCAGGGCTACCGAGCTTCGGATCCTGCGCGGGGCTGCACATCGCGGTGGCGGCGGCGGGCGGCACGGTGCGCCGCAACCCGGACGGCCACGAGGTCGGCCTCGCCCGCCGCATCGTGCCGACGCGCGAGGGCACGCGCCATCCGATGCTCGACGGCCGCCCCGCGGCCTACGACGCCCCCGCGGTGCACGGCGACGAGGTCGAAATGCTGCCCGAGAACGCGACGCTGCTCGCCGGCAACGCCGCCTCGCCCGTGCAGGCGGCCGAGATCCGTTGCGGGGCCGGCACGTTCTGGGGCGTGCAGTACCACCCGGAGCTGCCGCTCGATCAGCTCGCCCAGGCGATCCGCCGCCAGGCGGACGGGCTCGTCGAGCGCGGCCTCGCGCGCGACGAGGCCGACGTCGAGGCACAGGCGGCGCTGTTCGAGGCGCTGGGCCGCGAGCCGGACCGGCTCGACGTGGCGTGGCGCCTCGGCGTCGACCGCGAGGTGGCGGAGGAGGGCCGCCGCACGGCCGAGCTCGGCAACGCGCTGCGCCACCTGATCGCGCCGGAGCGGGCCCGCCGCGGCCGGGGCTGA
- a CDS encoding carbonic anhydrase, with protein MSDPRAAPTSTLEEDPVERLFDGVREFRDHVYPERRERFEELAKGQNPRILFITCADSRVVPEMITQTEPGELFVCRNIGNIVPAYGEMMGGVSAVVEYAVAALGVSDIVVCGHSNCGAMAGLIRGDAALEKMPTVRSWLRNAHAARSVVEVLHPELDGDAKIQALVEQNVVTQLQHLSTHPTVAAGMASGKVQLHGWVYDIESGGIAVHDAAQGRMVPFEENQGLKRKASA; from the coding sequence ATGTCCGACCCCCGTGCCGCCCCGACCTCCACGCTGGAGGAGGACCCCGTCGAGCGGCTGTTCGACGGCGTGCGCGAGTTTCGCGACCACGTGTATCCGGAGCGGCGCGAGCGTTTCGAGGAGCTGGCGAAGGGCCAGAACCCGCGCATCCTGTTCATCACCTGCGCGGACAGCCGCGTGGTGCCCGAGATGATCACCCAGACCGAGCCCGGCGAGCTCTTCGTGTGCCGCAACATCGGCAACATCGTGCCGGCCTACGGCGAGATGATGGGCGGCGTCTCCGCCGTCGTGGAATATGCGGTCGCGGCGCTCGGCGTGTCCGACATCGTGGTCTGCGGCCATTCCAACTGCGGCGCCATGGCGGGGCTGATCCGCGGCGACGCCGCCCTGGAGAAGATGCCGACCGTGCGCTCCTGGCTGCGCAACGCCCACGCGGCGCGCTCGGTCGTGGAGGTGCTCCACCCCGAGCTCGACGGCGACGCGAAGATCCAGGCGCTGGTGGAGCAGAACGTCGTCACCCAGCTCCAGCACCTGTCGACCCATCCCACCGTCGCGGCCGGCATGGCCAGCGGCAAGGTCCAACTGCACGGCTGGGTCTACGACATCGAGTCCGGCGGCATCGCGGTCCACGACGCGGCGCAGGGGCGCATGGTGCCCTTCGAGGAGAACCAGGGCCTGAAGCGGAAGGCGTCCGCCTGA
- a CDS encoding bestrophin family protein encodes MVVVDRFRITDTLREVWRPLVALFLLDTLVTFAYVVLGWTWIVPAGLPLPLLGTGLAVFLGVRNNTAYARWWEARTLWGAVLNNSRSYARTLTLLLAPAEAAPLRHALVHHQIAWAHALRCFMRREDPAHDIASFLPPETLARVTKAANPPFAIQREMAELLTRARHDGWLDGIEAAAVNTTLTALTDSQGGLERIRNTPMPQQYAAFSRVFVTAYCLMLPFGIVPDLNILTPLGSAVIGFVFLALDESGRHLEDPFKRSVYDVPMSAITRTIEIDLRQAVRDAEVPPPLHPVRGILR; translated from the coding sequence ATGGTCGTCGTCGATCGCTTCCGCATCACCGACACGCTGCGCGAGGTGTGGCGCCCTCTCGTGGCGTTGTTCCTGCTCGACACGCTGGTGACCTTCGCCTACGTGGTCCTCGGCTGGACCTGGATCGTCCCGGCCGGACTGCCGCTGCCGCTGCTCGGCACGGGCCTCGCCGTGTTCCTCGGCGTGCGCAACAACACCGCCTACGCGCGCTGGTGGGAAGCGCGCACCCTGTGGGGCGCGGTGCTCAACAACTCCCGCTCCTATGCCCGCACGCTGACGCTGCTCCTGGCGCCCGCCGAGGCGGCGCCGCTGCGCCACGCCCTGGTGCACCATCAGATCGCCTGGGCCCACGCGCTGCGCTGCTTCATGCGCCGCGAGGATCCCGCGCACGACATCGCGTCCTTCCTGCCGCCCGAAACGCTGGCGCGGGTCACCAAGGCCGCCAACCCGCCCTTCGCTATCCAGCGCGAGATGGCGGAGCTCCTCACCCGGGCCCGGCACGACGGCTGGCTCGACGGCATCGAGGCCGCCGCGGTCAACACCACGCTGACGGCCCTGACCGACAGCCAGGGCGGGCTGGAGCGCATCCGCAACACGCCGATGCCGCAGCAATACGCGGCCTTCTCGCGCGTCTTCGTCACCGCCTACTGCCTGATGCTGCCCTTCGGCATCGTGCCCGACCTCAACATCCTGACGCCGCTCGGCTCGGCGGTGATCGGCTTCGTGTTCCTGGCGCTCGACGAATCGGGCCGCCACCTCGAGGACCCGTTCAAGCGCTCCGTCTACGACGTGCCCATGAGCGCCATCACCCGCACGATCGAGATCGACCTGCGCCAGGCGGTGCGCGACGCGGAGGTCCCGCCGCCGCTCCACCCGGTGCGGGGCATCCTGCGCTGA